Proteins co-encoded in one Nonomuraea helvata genomic window:
- a CDS encoding ABC transporter permease subunit encodes MNPVVAGITYRALLGRRRIILLLLLPLALIGLAVLFRVLSGGDQRAAVELMQKFAIGTMLPLLGLIAGTGVIAPEIDDGTILHLMSKPISRPVIAQTKFLVAVSLMALFGAVPTYLAAWIMAGNEDGIAPGFALGALVAGIAYAALFLLLGVITRHAVTIGIIYAIVWESVVGGFMPGAHKFSIQQWGQTIAKQISDSTFIDADVALSFALPALIVVTVVGVLWAGERLRVFSLTGDE; translated from the coding sequence ATGAATCCAGTCGTTGCAGGTATCACCTACCGGGCCCTGCTCGGTAGGCGCCGCATCATCCTGCTGCTTCTGCTGCCCTTGGCACTGATCGGCCTGGCCGTGCTCTTCCGCGTGCTCAGCGGAGGCGACCAGCGCGCGGCCGTGGAGCTGATGCAGAAGTTCGCCATCGGCACCATGCTGCCCCTGCTCGGCCTGATCGCCGGCACGGGCGTCATCGCTCCGGAGATCGACGACGGCACGATCCTCCATCTGATGTCCAAGCCGATCTCCCGCCCGGTCATCGCCCAGACCAAGTTCCTGGTGGCTGTCTCCCTGATGGCCCTGTTCGGCGCCGTGCCCACCTACCTGGCGGCCTGGATCATGGCCGGCAACGAGGACGGCATCGCCCCAGGCTTCGCCCTGGGAGCCCTGGTGGCCGGCATCGCGTACGCCGCCCTCTTCCTCCTGCTGGGCGTCATCACCCGGCACGCGGTCACGATCGGCATCATCTACGCCATCGTCTGGGAGAGCGTGGTGGGTGGCTTCATGCCGGGCGCCCACAAGTTCTCGATCCAGCAATGGGGTCAGACGATAGCCAAACAGATCTCCGACTCCACCTTCATCGACGCGGACGTCGCGCTGAGCTTCGCCCTACCCGCCCTCATCGTCGTCACTGTCGTCGGCGTGCTCTGGGCGGGAGAGCGGCTGCGGGTCTTCTCGCTCACCGGGGACGAATAA